The Mangifera indica cultivar Alphonso chromosome 8, CATAS_Mindica_2.1, whole genome shotgun sequence genome has a window encoding:
- the LOC123224539 gene encoding callose synthase 7-like translates to MASSSSVPQRSQSRRMSRAQTMLVDLQNEDSSAMDSELVPSSLAVIAPILRVANEIQEHNPRVAYLCRYHAFEMAHMMDRKSSGRGVRQFKTYLLHRLEKEEQETRRQLHRSEPKEIQLYFQNFYENSIKRGQQTKKPEEMAKILQIATVLYDVLKIVVPPSQVDEETHKYAEDVKRKREQYEHYNILPLNATGAKSAIMELPEIKAAIRALRNVQNLPMSRVRATPNVPHALPEEKDKSVVDILDWLSSYFGFQKGNVANQREHLILLLANMDVRSKNSENYVQLSSTTVDKLMDKIFKNYKSWCKYLRCDLKIRIPEGFDTQQICLIYIGLYLLIWGEASNIRFMPECICYIFHNMAKEVYDVISNVPSASGDMYYGDAPDDEAFLRNVITPIYQVLCKEAKRNKGGKTSHSRWRNYDDLNEYFWSERCLKLGWPMQLKADFFTNSEPILPANDRTNQVPTGKRKPKTNFVEARTFWHLYRSFDRMWIFFTLAFQAMVIVAWSSSGSLLAFFEEDVFRRVTSIFITQAFLNFLQAALDIILSLNAWRSLKFTQILRYVLKFAVATVWAVVLPIGYASSVLNPTGLVKLFSDWAGNWQSQTIYICAVAIYLIPNILAAIMFFFPFLRRIMEHSNWRIITLFMWWAQPKLYVGRGLHESIFSLLKYTLFWIMLLISKLAFSYYVEILPLVGPTKLIMDMHVVNYKWHEFFPNETHNIGIVIAIWAPIVLVYFMDAQIWYSIFFTLFGVINGALSHLGEIRTLGMLRSRFDDVPLAFCDRLVPSSKEDKKKYMDEAIHRMNIANFSQVWNEFIESMRKEDLLSNEERDLLLVPYSSSNISVVQWPPFLLASKIPIALDMAKDFKGREDADLFKKIKSDGYMLSAVIECYETLKDIMYGLLEDETDRLILRRICLEVDTSIQQNKFLTEFRMSRMPSLSDKLEKFLKVLLSEIESVDVYKFQIINVLQGIIEIITEDIMANANDSYLENEKEERRFEKINIHLIENKSWKEKVVRLFLLLTVKESAINVPTNLDARRRITFFANSLFMNMPSAPKVRDMLSFSVLTPYYKEDVLYSVEELNKENEDGISILFYLQKIYPDEWANFLHRINDQKQNYSMEMKNDLTRQWVSYRGQTLSRTVRGMMYYKRALEVQCFLEMARDSEIPGGYRTFESSGDDEKAFAEALADMKFTYVVSCQVYGAQKKSDDQRDRSCYSNILNLMLTYPSLRVAYVDESEETVNGKSQKFYYSVLLKGGDKFDEEIYRIKLPGPPTEIGEGKPENQNHAIIFTRGEALQTIDMNQDNYFEEAFKMRNVLKEFLDSSSRPTILGLREHIFTGSVSSLAWFMSNQETSFVTIGQRVLANPLRVRFHYGHPDIFDRIFHITRGGISKASKTINLSEDIFAGYNSTLRGGRITHHEYIQVGKGRDMGMNQISAFEAKVANGNGEQTLSRDVYRLGRRFDFYRMLSFYFTTVGFYFSSMVTVLTVYVFLYGRVYMVMSGLEKNILASPNIHQSKALEEALATPSVFQLGLLLVLPMVMEIGLEKGFRTALGDFIIMQLQLASVFFTFQLGTKAHYFGRTILHGGAKYRATGRGFVVFHAQFAENYRLYSRSHFVKGLELVILLVLYEVYGDSYNSSNLYLFITFSFWFLVASWLFAPFVFNPSGFDWQKTVDDWTDWKRWMGNRGGIGIPTDKSWESWWDGEQEHLKHTNMRGRILEIILVFRFFIFQYVIVYHLDIAHHSRSLLVYGLSWIVLLSALLVLKMVSVGRRKFSTNFQLMFRILKALLFLGIVSAMTVLFVVCGLTISDLFACLLAFLPSGWALLLIGQASSPLFKRLGLWDSIKELARAYEYIMGLVIFAPIAILSWFPFVSEFQTRLLFNQAFSRGLQISMILTGRKEKTTGSK, encoded by the exons ATGGCCAGTTCCAGTTCGGTTCCACAGCGGTCTCAGTCCAGGAGGATGAGTCGAGCTCAGACCATGCTGGTCGACTTGCAGAATGAAGACAGCTCGGCTATGGACAGTGAGCTGGTGCCATCTTCCTTGGCCGTCATTGCTCCAATTCTTCGTGTGGCTAATGAAATTCAAGAGCATAACCCTAGAGTCGCGTATCTCT GCCGCTACCATGCATTTGAGATGGCACATATGATGGATCGAAAATCTAGTGGCCGTGGTGTCCGACAGTTTAAGACCTATCTGTTGCATAGACTTGAGAAG GAAGAACAAGAGACAAGGCGGCAGCTTCATAGAAGTGAACCCAAAGAAATCCAGTTGTATTTTCAGAATTTCTATGAGAACAGTATCAAAAGAGGCCAACAGACGAAAAAACC GGAGGAGATGGCTAAGATTTTGCAGATTGCAACAGTGTTGTATGATGTGTTAAAAATTGTTGTACCTCCTTCACAAGTTGACGAAGAG ACCCACAAGTATGCTGAAGACGTTAAGAGGAAGCGGGAACAATATGAACATTATAACATTCTTCCACTAAATGCTACAGGGGCTAAATCAGCAATCATGGAACTCCCTGAG ATCAAAGCCGCAATTCGTGCATTGCGTAATGTGCAAAACCTTCCCATGTCCAGAGTTCGTGCAACACCCAATGTTCCTCATGCCTTGCCTGAGGAGAAGGATAAATCTGTTGTTGACATACTTGATTGGCTTTCTTCATATTTTGGGTTTCAG AAAGGAAATGTAGCAAACCAGAGGGAGCACCTAATACTTCTTCTTGCAAACATGGATGTACGGTCCAAGAATAGTGAAAATTATGTGCAG CTGAGTAGTACCACTGTAGACAAGTTGATGGACAAAATATTCAAGAATTACAAATCATGGTGTAAGTATTTGCGTTGTGACTTGAAAATTAG GATTCCTGAAGGTTTTGACACGCAACAAATATGTCTTATCTACATTGGACTGTATCTTCTTATATGGGGTGAAGCTTCAAATATACGGTTTATGCCTGAATGCATTTGCTACATCTTCCATAAT ATGGCAAAGGAAGTCTATGATGTGATTAGCAATGTGCCCTCTGCCAGTGGAGACATGTACTATGGAGATGCACCTGATGACGAAGCGTTTTTGCGGAACGTTATAACCCCTATCTACCAGGTCTTGTGCAAG GAAGCTAAAAGAAATAAAGGGGGCAAGACAAGCCATTCAAGGTGGAGAAATTATGATGATCTAAACGAATATTTTTG gtCTGAAAGGTGTCTTAAGCTGGGTTGGCCGATGCAACTTAAAGCAGACTTTTTCACGAATTCAGAGCCGATATTGCCTGCAAATgat AGAACCAACCAGGTCCCTACCGGAAAGAGAAAGCCTAAAACTAATTTTGTTGAAGCCCGCACATTTTGGCACCTTTATAGAAGTTTTGACCGAATGTGGATATTCTTCACATTGGCTTTCCAG GCTATGGTAATTGTTGCATGGAGTTCTTCTGGATCTCTACTTGCCTTTTTTGAAGAGGATGTGTTCAGAAGGGTGACAAGCATTTTCATTACTCAagcttttcttaattttctgcaAG CTGCCCTGGATATAATTCTTAGTTTGAATGCCTGGAGAAGCTTGAAATTTACCCAGATCCTGCGGTACGTTCTGAAATTTGCAGTAGCAACTGTGTGGGCAGTGGTTCTGCCAATTGGTTATGCCAGCTCTGTGCTGAATCCAACTGGACTTGTGAAACTTTTTAGCGACTGGGCTGGGAATTGGCAGAGCCAAACAATTTATATTTGTGCTGTGGCAATTTACTTGATACCCAATATATTGGCTGccataatgtttttttttccatttttgcgGAGAATTATGGAGCATTCAAATTGGCGTATCATCACACTTTTTATGTGGTGGGCTCAG CCGAAACTCTATGTAGGAAGAGGCTTGCATGAGAGCATATTCTCACTTCTAAA GTATACATTATTTTGGATCATGCTGCTAATCAGCAAGCTAGCATTCAGCTACTATGTGGAG ATACTGCCACTTGTTGGACCAACGAAGTTAATTATGGACATGCATGTAGTTAATTACAAATGGCATGAGTTCTTTCCAAATG AAACCCATAATATTGGAATTGTTATTGCAATATGGGCTCCTATTGTCCTG GTTTATTTTATGGATGCTCAAATATGgtattccatatttttcacCCTTTTTGGTGTAATTAATGGAGCATTAAGCCATTTGGGTGAG ATACGAACACTTGGAATGTTGCGGTCAAGATTTGATGATGTGCCTTTAGCTTTCTGTGATCGTCTTGTGCCATCATCAAAAGAAGATAAGAAAAAATACATG GATGAGGCGATACACCGGATGAATATTGCAAATTTTTCTCAGGTGTGGAATGAATTCATAGAAAGCATGCGAAAAGAGGATCTGCTCAGCAATGA GGAAAGGGACTTGCTACTTGTGCCGTATTCCTCAAGCAATATCTCTGTTGTCCAGTGGCCACCTTTTCTGCTTGCTAGCAAG ATTCCTATTGCATTAGACATGGCGAAGGATTTCAAGGGGAGGGAGGATGCtgatttatttaagaaaataaagagtGATGGTTATATGCTTTCGGCTGTTATTGAATGTTATGAGACACTAAAGGATATAATGTATGGTCTTCTGGAAGATGAAACTGATAGGCT GATTTTGAGGCGGATTTGTTTGGAAGTAGACACTTCTATACAGCAGAATAAGTTCTTGACTGAATTTCGCATGAGCAGGATGCCTTCTCTTAGTGACAAATTGGAAAAATTTCTCAAAGTCTTG CTATCTGAAATTGAAAGTGTTGACGTATACAAGTTTCAGATTATTAATGTCCTCCagggtattattgaaattattacaGAGGATATTATGGCTAATGCAAATGA TTCATATctagaaaatgaaaaggaagaGCGGAgatttgaaaagataaatattcaCCTTATAGAGAACAAATCGTGGAAGGAGAAG GTTGTTAGGCTCTTTTTGCTTTTGACAGTCAAAGAATCTGCAATAAATGTGCCAACAAATTTGGATGCTCGCCGCCGTATCACTTTCTTTGCAAATTCATTGTTTATGAATATGCCAAGTGCTCCAAAAGTTCGTGACATGCTCTCCTTTAG TGTTTTGACACCATATTATAAGGAAGATGTTCTATATTCTGTTGAGGAACTTAATAAGGAGAATGAGGATGGAATATCGATTCTGTTTTACCTACAGAAAATATATCCTG ATGAATGGGCCAATTTCCTGCATCGTATCAAtgatcaaaaacaaaattattcaatgGAAATGAAGAATGATTTAACTCGTCAATGGGTATCTTACAGAGGGCAGACACTCTCAAGAACAG TGAGAGGGATGATGTACTACAAACGGGCTCTAGAAGTGCAATGCTTCCTGGAGATGGCAAGAGATAGTG AAATTCCTGGTGGTTACCGGACCTTTGAATCAAGTGGGGATGATGAGAAGGCTTTTGCAGAAGCTCTGGCAGATATGAAGTTCACATATGTTGTCTCTTGTCAGGTCTATGGAGCTCAAAAAAAATCTGATGATCAAAGAGATCGTAGTTGTTATAGTAATATTTTGAATCTCATGTTAAC GTATCCATCCCTGCGTGTTGCTTACGTAGATGAAAGTGAGGAGACTGTGAATGGAAAATCTCAGAAGTTCTATTACTCTGTTCTTTTGAAAGGAGGTGATAAGTTTGATGAG GAGATATATCGGATTAAGCTTCCGGGACCTCCAACAGAAATTGGTGAAGGAAAAcctgaaaatcaaaatcatgcCATCATTTTTACTCGTGGAGAAGCCCTACAGACAATAGACATGAATCAG GATAATTACTTTGAGGAGGCTTTCAAAATGAGAAATGTGTTAAAGGAATTCCTAGATTCTTCTAGTCGACCTACAATATTAGGTCTAAGGGAGCATATTTTTACTGGAAG TGTTTCTTCACTTGCTTGGTTCATGTCAAATCAAGAGACTAGTTTTGTCACTATTGGCCAACGAGTTTTGGCAAATCCTTTGAG GGTACGCTTTCATTATGGTCATCCTGATATATTTGATCGAATCTTCCACATAACAAGGGGTGGCATTAGCAAAGCTTCAAAGACAATTAACTTAAGTGAGGATATATTTGCAG GTTACAATTCAACTTTGCGTGGGGGTCGTATAACACATCATGAATACATCCAAGTAGGCAAGGGGCGTGACATGGGAATGAATCAGATATCAGCATTTGAGGCAAAGGTCGCAAATGGAAATGGAGAGCAGACACTTAGTCGTGATGTTTATCGTCTAGGACGCCGGTTTGACTTCTATAGAATGCTTTCATTCTATTTTACGACAgttggattttattttagtagcaTG GTTACCGTGCTAACTGTGTATGTATTCTTGTATGGACGTGTATACATGGTTATGAGCGGATTGGAAAAAAACATTCTTGCGTCTCCAAACATACATCAAAGCAAGGCCCTTGAAGAAGCTTTGGCTACCCCGTCTGTCTTTCAGCTTGGTTTGTTACTGGTGCTTCCAATGGTAATGGAGATTGGCCTGGAAAAAGGGTTTCGCACTGCTCTGGGTGATTTTATCATTATGCAGCTGCAGTTGGCTTCTGTATTCTTTACATTCCAGCTTGGAACAAAAGCACATTATTTTGGCAGAACAATCTTGCATGGAGGTGCTAAATATCGAGCTACTGGTCGTGGCTTTGTTGTTTTTCATGCGCAGTTTGCTGAAAACTATAGATTGTACTCTCGGAGTCACTTTGTGAAGGGACTGGAGCTGGTTATATTATTGGTCTTATATGAAGTTTATGGGGATTCATATAACAGTTCAAATCTTTACCTGTTTATTACTTTCTCTTTTTGGTTCCTGGTTGCCTCATGGTTGTTTGCTCCTTTTGTGTTCAATCCATCTGGTTTTGATTGGCAAAAAACAGTGGATGATTGGACGGACTGGAAGAGGTGGATGGGAAACCGTGGTGGTATTGGGATCCCAACTGATAAAAGTTGGGAATCGTGGTGGGATGGAGAACAAGAGCACCTCAAACACACAAACATGAGGGGACGGATTTTGGAGATCATCCTTGTAT
- the LOC123224538 gene encoding uncharacterized protein LOC123224538: MNSLQNISKLGSNSTQSLSFDDVANYFSLPLSDAALRLGVCVSVLKKICRENGLDRWPYRKFLCGKSIEEIKKYAAREKYKQIAEVSKLARQSAVQHQNNNMSKLHGVSSPTNLQQQGSQNTVVGQLQVLLNPSLTKGSMALDEFKFGFPSDGLSTATYKWWSSSSSEGNRSTHVEEAETDEVDKNQFEEKADGSAISIVSNEISGSLKKVTNIDPQGLGLLTAIRKRTVEEGEEALRLGVHKHCKRKLGRKKRLLLLQIFGSSLPKEWVVESS, from the exons ATGAATTCACTACAAAATATTTCGAAGTTAggctcaaactcaactcaatctCTCTCGTTCGATGACGTCGCTAACTATTTCTCTCTGCCTCTCTCTGACGCCGCTCTTCGTCTCG GTGTTTGCGTGAGTGTTCTCAAGAAAATTTGCCGCGAGAACGGCCTTGATCGGTGGCCCTACCGCAAG TTTTTATGTGGCAAGAGCATTGAAGAAATTAAGAAGTATGCTGCTAgagaaaaatacaaacaaattgcTGAGGTTTCAAAGCTTGCTAGGCAAAG TGCTGTGCAACACCAAAACAATAATATGTCTAAATTGCATGGTGTCTCATCACCTACCAATTTGCAGCAACAAGGAAGCCAGAACACTGTAGTTGGACAGCTGCAGGTTTTGCTTAATCCAAGCCTGACCAAAGGAAGCATGGCtctagatgaatttaaatttggatttccATCAGATGGCTTATCTACTGCTACATATAAATGGTGGAGCAGCAGCAGTTCTGAAGGTAACAGGAGCACTCATGTAGAGGAAGCTGAAACTGATGAAGTAgacaaaaatcaatttgaagaGAAAGCAGATGGCAGTGCCATTTCAATAGTGAGCAATGAGATATCTGGAAGTTTGAAAAAGGTGACTAACATTGATCCTCAAGGTTTAGGTCTGCTGACAGCTATTAGGAAGAGAACTgtagaggaaggagaagaagCACTTCGACTCGGTGTTCATAAGCACTGCAAAAGGAAGCTAGGCAGAAAAAAGAGACTGCTGCTGCTTCAAATATTTGGATCTTCATTGCCTAAAGAGTGGGTAGTTGAGTCATCCTAA